ATCCGCGCAGTTCCGAATCCGGCGCGTCGGAGCAGTTCTCGACGACGAAAAAGTGAGAGTTCCCGTGATCGAAGGAGTACCAGCCGCTGTCGCCGAAGACGGGGAAGAAAGAGCGAGCGTAGGAATAATCTCGGGAATCCCCCTCGTGGTTCCCCAGCACCGGATAGAAAGCGATGGAGGAGTCGAGAATTCCGTTGATCGCAAAGAAGGTGTCCGCCGTGGCGAGCCCCGCCTCATCGTAGGAAGGCCCGACGATCCAGTCGCCGCAGTGCACCACGAAATCCGGTTCACATTCATTCACCATGGCGAGAATCTTCCGATAAGTCTTCTCGCCGGTGTGGGGTCCTCCTCCGGTGTGGGAGTCGCTCACGACCACGAAGGAATAAAAACCCGCGTCGTTCTCGTCGCAGCCGGGAAGGAGAAGGACGGAGGCGAGCAGGGCGAACGGGAGGAGCGCGCGTCCCGGCGCGAATCGCCTCGCGAACGAAGCATGGAGCGGAGCGCGCATCTTCACCTCCCGGGGGAGCCGTTCATCAAACCACCCCCATCTTACCACGGCCCCCGGACGAGCGCACCGCGGTCGTCGGCGGGAGCCACGGACATGCCCCTTT
This portion of the Candidatus Eisenbacteria bacterium genome encodes:
- a CDS encoding metallophosphoesterase — its product is MRAPLHASFARRFAPGRALLPFALLASVLLLPGCDENDAGFYSFVVVSDSHTGGGPHTGEKTYRKILAMVNECEPDFVVHCGDWIVGPSYDEAGLATADTFFAINGILDSSIAFYPVLGNHEGDSRDYSYARSFFPVFGDSGWYSFDHGNSHFFVVENCSDAPDSELRGYRYCKPNGGINTPGSRQRRWLERDLASRKPGTTWTFGFGHRAYYGAEQYKGRMNVDIARAGPGAFCPFIEDAGVDVFFNGDQHCYTRTAPIRGGRAWTETDSSTVYLTCGGAGGRIDRGGAKRISPSPTRTRCRRALSGRARRPRTSSSIAPWRAHSSTPK